The Acidobacteriota bacterium genome includes a window with the following:
- a CDS encoding thioredoxin family protein yields MIRSVITLCAALLLAVAASSAQQPPAPEAPAVELRWFDRVEPALEEARASKRLVFVDLYADWCGWCKKLDDDVFSTPDFARLADRFVLLRVDVEDRGEGMRLQDRFRATSLPTALVIDPDQVLIGSVRGYFPASTFIRKIESEVIHYESFMDGYYRDVESQDPQILRNLAEALRQRFDGARAADLYRRLLEHDKLALEGRPWLELLFADALRLAGDLDEAKKAIAAVSTEDPRLAEAVGVFRIRLANDQRDCAGADNAVASFATNYPTSRFLPEAKHTLKRLRSDQTADCS; encoded by the coding sequence ATGATCCGTTCCGTCATCACTCTGTGCGCCGCCCTGCTGCTGGCGGTGGCCGCTTCGTCGGCCCAGCAGCCCCCGGCGCCGGAAGCCCCGGCCGTCGAGCTGCGCTGGTTCGATCGTGTCGAGCCGGCCCTCGAAGAGGCCCGGGCCTCGAAGCGCCTGGTGTTCGTCGACCTCTACGCCGACTGGTGTGGCTGGTGCAAGAAGCTCGACGACGACGTCTTCTCGACGCCCGATTTCGCTCGCCTGGCGGATCGCTTCGTCCTGCTGCGAGTCGACGTCGAAGACCGCGGCGAAGGCATGCGTCTGCAGGATCGTTTTCGTGCCACCAGCCTGCCGACGGCCTTGGTGATCGATCCCGATCAGGTACTCATCGGCTCCGTGCGCGGCTACTTCCCGGCCTCGACCTTCATTCGCAAGATCGAGAGCGAGGTCATCCACTACGAAAGCTTCATGGACGGCTACTACCGGGATGTCGAATCCCAGGACCCGCAGATCCTGCGCAATCTCGCCGAAGCTCTGCGCCAGCGCTTCGACGGTGCCCGCGCCGCCGACCTCTACCGCCGACTGCTCGAGCACGACAAGCTCGCCCTCGAGGGGCGTCCCTGGCTCGAGCTGCTGTTCGCCGACGCCCTGCGCCTGGCGGGCGACCTCGACGAAGCCAAGAAAGCGATCGCGGCCGTTTCCACGGAGGATCCGCGCCTCGCCGAGGCGGTGGGAGTGTTTCGCATTCGTCTGGCCAACGATCAGCGTGACTGTGCCGGCGCCGACAACGCGGTCGCCAGCTTCGCCACCAACTATCCGACGAGCCGCTTCCTGCCGGAAGCCAAGCACACCCTCAAGCGTCTGCGCTCCGACCAGACCGCCGACTGCAGCTAG